The DNA sequence ATAGTAGATGTGGGTGTGAAACCCGGCTGCAGTTTACCGGGTTGGAAGAATGGTTTCAGGGCTACCAAACGGTGGAAACCCTTTTGCTGCAGTGCTGTTTCAAGGGATTTCAGGACTATCACCCGCACCCTAATTATCAAGGATTGGTAGATAGTGGGCTTTCCTCCATACATGGACAGATGTGTATATTGTTTGGTTCAGCCAAAAAAAAGTTTAGCCCAAGTAGTGTTGTTTGGTTGAATTAGTGAAACCCTGAAAACAATAACTAAATTAACCTTCCTAAAACAAGCAACgacttcttcatcttcttctccatctccccCCTTTTCCCTCTCCTCATTATCTTCCTCCTCAAAAACCCTAGCCACCACTCCACCGCCCCGGCCTACCCCCTCCTCGGCTCCATCCACACCATCGGGATCTCCGACATGATCCTCTCCACTCAGACATCAATTAAGCAAACCCAACAGATCGAAACCAAAACTCAACAGATCGATACGACTAGGGGTGGCGAAATGGGTAGTGGGTAATGGGTAATTCCCATTTCGACCCGATACCCGCCGGGTATTGGGTATACGCTACCCGGCGTTAACAGGTAACggggcgggatcgggtagtaTGTTTTAGAATTTTGCGGGTAGTGGGTAGACCTGCTACCCGCACGGGTATACCCGTGAGTCCCGATAATACCCGATACTAATAGTATTATCTATATATACCCTTTCAAAGAGatattttgaaacatttttatattccaacgaATATTCAGTTGAAAACTCACTGGAACTAGCTATAGATTATTCCCTCACTTTTATTtctagagtgaactacaaaaaacAGTCTctggactatgcgtttatctcgccaataaccctggactttaaaaatatccccagacaaccctggactaagcgtttatctcgaaaatggtccttttcactgtttcgtgatgaaaatacccttttggatggttttggggggtttgggcaatttggtctttttacattttaaatctaatattatttcagttatgtactaaatttgatattatttcaaaattatcattcttcttccctttttccatccttcactttgtttctttatttcaatattagatttaattttatacaagtaaattttaaattttgatttttaaatatcaataaatttttttaattattaaaattactattaaataacaaattgatagttttaatcaatatttgatagtgtctggGTGCCCGACTTATCGGGTGCGAATACCCGCGGGTAACccgtttcgccacccctaGATATGACACCCATGAATCAAAGATTTCAACCAAACCTGGGTCGGATTTAGCTTCCACTATGACCGCCGCTCTGAACTTGCGTCAAACGGAGCTCCATGCCGTCAATCGTAGAATTAGCACAGCCGTAATTTGTGACTGAAGGGCGCTAAGGTTGCTTCTATAGGAGGATTCCGAGGGTAAAAATGGACATATACAACGTTTTCAGCACAATCGGGAAAGACTCTCCCCTAATACCTGCTCAAGGTCGTGAAACGGTTGACAGGAATGCGCCGATAGTAGTATGTGTGGGGTGGAAACCCAGAAGTTGTGTACCTGGTCGGCGGATTGCTTTGGGAGCTACCAAACGCAGGCATTTCACCCCTAACATCCGTGCCCTTAACACTTTTCTATATTATCCGAACAATACATTATGAACACTGCAAAAATTTTAACTACTTGAGTTtgtataagagcatccacaatagagTGGACACTTTGGCCGGACacttttatgttttttgtccatagcaactttttatttgtccacggccacaaaaaaaagtttccgCAGCAATAGTGGACACTTTTGTTAGCcatatttcacaaaaataattttattaaaataagcaaaaaaaaaataattaaaaattcgaaatttaaaaaaaaaaaaaaaagcaaatcggcgaccgccgcggcggccgccgcgtttctctctcctccggCTCGTCCTCACCGCTTTTGAGGCGAAAGCCCTTCCGCCCCACAAAATCCGTCCGCCTCCGGGGCGGACGCATCCGCCCGCTTCCGCCACAGTAGCCAGCCGCGACTTAGCCGCGATCGGGGCGGCCGCCGCGCCGcccctattgtggatgctctaacaaCATTATTCATCCGTACTGTGAAGTACACAGTACACTCGTATACAgtgatttctttttattacCCGAGCAATCATTCATAATAATCACTATCAAAGTAGTAACTGTCAACAACAGAAATTCATCTGTACAAGTACATTTCAAATACTTCTACATAATACCTGAATAATCAATCGTGAACACTACCAGAATATGAACAATTATGAAGAACttggaaaattaatttagagcAAATCACTCATGTGCGCTTGCGTATCAAAATACAAATACTACAATTAAGTGCCTCTTATATGTTTGAATCTTATGCATACAACTTGTTGAGAGTTGACAAAAGGAATTGGATGGTctaaagagaagaagaaaaaccaACAATAATACAGTAATTACTAAATGCATAGTAGATTCCAACTTTAGCCAAAGTCAAGTGGGCAATAAAAGATTGAAATTTCAAAcgcaaaaacaaaaaataaaagtgggcAACCAACCAACCAACCAACCAAGAACGtcataaaatgtcaacattaCTTTATACATGAAGAATAAAAAGGTACCAAAACCCATCCTCCTAAACTTTCTTTTGACTAATTATATAGAATACCACTTgccataaaaaaacaaataagaaaattattgaaagAATGGAATTTTTGTATGGATATCATTGATGATATCTAGCAGATTAGTGTATACATACAACACACGAGTGTCGCATTCGGATTAGTAGGGTTGGTGGGGAGGAATGAAAAGGGAAGCCAACTGATAAATAAACACCATCAAAATTGCAACCCTCCAAAAATTTCAACCAAACCATATTCCAGCTTTCCATCTTCTTCCGCCAgccaaatttcaaatttgaattgcCTCGGCACATTAACTGCAGTGGCTTTAATGTATCGCGGAAGCAGTGAATGAAGTCTGCTCTTTCATGGATGCAAGAAACTATCAGTACTTGAGCTCCGGCAGTTGGCTGGGACATGCGCTTAGAATCGATGGCACGTTCCGTCTGCAAGCAGGGGACGATGACTTCTGACCGTCCACCTCTTGGGAGGGTAGTGATGGAGTCGTTGAGGCAATAGAAGTGGCATTTCTTGACTCGCTCTTCATCACAAACTGATGTCCTTGAATTGGACCATTACCGAAATTTATACTATGAGTTTGGCCTTGAGAAGATTTCAGCTGAGGAATGTTCGAGGTGGCAGACTCAGGAGCTACGCTTCTAGGGAAATTTTCCCATTTGGGGAACGATGGAGAGTCGAACATAgggctgctgctgctgctacTCGGAAGTATGCCAGTAAGGAAAGATCCATGAATGTTATGAGGAGTTGAAGACTTAACTTGATGCATTTGGTGATCCTGAAGTTGAATCAGCTGATGCTGCTGAAAATTCGGGACAGAAACACCAGAAGACGTCTGAAATGGTTGGCTTCCGTTGAAGGAGGATGGAAGAAAATTAACAGTTCGAGCATCAAACTTTGGAGGTTCCATGGTGGAGAGGGCTGATATCTCTGAGCTAAAAGACTGACCACCATTGCCTAAGGACTTCACTTTGGAATTCTGGAAATTCTTCTGGTGTATCTGATTACCATTCAGAGACGTGTCAGGATGCATATGGAACATACCAGAGCTCTGCGCCATGGATGAGAAGTTCAGCACTGGGGTCGCAGAAGAATATGAACCGAAAGAGAAAGCATACGCCTGAGGAAGCTCGACTCTACCCTTGGAACCCTGTTGAGGAGGATCAATCTGCTTATTGCCAGCAGCACCACTACCTACCGATGTAGGTGAATACATTGCATAGTTCATTTGTTGTGGAGAATTACTAGGTTTTGCAGAGTGAGATATAAATCCAGGAGCAAGCGATGCACCATTTTTCCAATTAACCTCCGCATTAGACTTGCTGGACGAATAGGAAGGCTGGACCGATTTCTCTGACTGCAGACTTGCAGATACTGAAGTAAGGAATTTATTCTCACTGGTTTTAGCACTGGACTGTGGTTGCTTGTGTGAAGACAAGTTCGTATTCGGAGAAGCTGACTGGGCTGAAGCATGAGAAGTGGTGAACTGCTGCTGATTAAATGTTAGGGAAGGATATAAAGAGGAGTTAAAGAAGGGCATCGAGGGTGATCCTCCTTTAAAGGATGGCATTGGAATGTTCTTTAGTATGGCCATGTATGGGGAAGATTCATTTGAAGGCAACATTGGATGGTTCAAGCTCAAACCAGTTGATGCATTAGGTGAAGGAAAGTTGATCGGAAGACGCCCAGCTGAAGTAGACTGCAAAGTAGCATTTGCAGCTGAGGTTGCAGATTGGGGAGATCCAGAAGAATTGACAGGTGCCATCATTGTTGCTTGATGGTGCCCAAATGGCAACCAAAAACCGTGGCCATGCTAcaataatcaagaaaattacCTGAATTTAGAATTGTGATTGTGATGAATAATTGAAAGGAGGAACAGAGGTACAAGCTTACCAAGAAACTAGAAGCTGAGGCTGGTTGTGAAGCTTGTTGAAGCAAGGACTTAGTGCTTGTGGCATTTAAAGCCACGGCAGCATCAGAGCTCTTATCTTTTCCACTTCCAACAGACTCAATTGCCAAATTCTTCCCTCCTTGAAACTCTCGGAGAAACGGGTTTCCAGGGAAGAAATTTTGTGCTGGTGCTGTATTTTTTAGGGTCGGTGACTTGCTTCCACACAAAACAGCGGGACCAGTTGACAGAGACTCCTTGATGAGCTGCTGGTGGCAATGGATGCTTTGCGCAAGGTATTGATGTGCGGCGCATCTCTTTGGTCGAGGCTGGGAGAATTTAAATTGAGGGGGCTGCACATTTTCAAACACATGTAATGTAAACCACTAAAACAGTGAAATAATCAATGAAATGAGAATATAAAGCACACCTGCATTATCATTGATGATTTTGCGATTCCATTTACAGGCATAGCTTGCAGAGGCGGCATAAATCTGCATATGAAAACAATTCAGCAATGACAGTAGAGCaattaaaagaaagaagaaatgagactctgtGTTACACACCCTGGATGAGGAAGAACACCAGGCCAGCTATTCATACCAATAGGGAAATGCAACAAGGAAGTTGGTGCTGCAATAAAGTGACATCTTAGTAAAATTTATGCATTCAAATTCTTGAAACCAAAATACTCAGATATTCAATATGGATTATTACATTGACTGTTGTCCTCCTTCCGACCTGGCTGCTGATTGCAATGCTTCTCGACATCAAGATTTAATTGTTGATCCTTAGCAGCAACCTCACTCTTCTGCATCGGATTTAGAAGTACAAAAACATCAGTAATTTACTCCACAAttaaaaaactgaaaacaaatGTGGATTAAATAG is a window from the Salvia hispanica cultivar TCC Black 2014 chromosome 1, UniMelb_Shisp_WGS_1.0, whole genome shotgun sequence genome containing:
- the LOC125222755 gene encoding protein TIME FOR COFFEE-like yields the protein MERNRDSRRATVSAANCLPRRRQRITTLRDSIDEDRQMELQETVRLGDREQVSKKDREREFPKRRRIDRSAAQQRSDGGESCRENESTDSSDEEYFEEEEETRIHQHNRVNQISPTSSSLSNNRRGLRKLRSSPVLKSAADEMFGVPVPRRARSSSAKRLQEYCSPASGGFGEDLSLRRISPLRTAVSLIGSGESMKKKMKSSERKMPISNPKQSAIEDDIEIEVAEALFDLMKQSQSQSQSQLQSSQIQNVDRDRLIPSSDELKMSKADCGKDENNAFSVQNEPSKKVNAGRDMGDSMKELKRDGRIEKERFTDDKAVSVDGFVNKVKVGSPKESESPSCVKVNGCDIQDPTVTKAHYDAIIVEAKKETKLEIDLMSSPLLSSPEGEGLVDMGTHRGVMAHAVQKKSEVAAKDQQLNLDVEKHCNQQPGRKEDNSQSPTSLLHFPIGMNSWPGVLPHPGFMPPLQAMPVNGIAKSSMIMQPPQFKFSQPRPKRCAAHQYLAQSIHCHQQLIKESLSTGPAVLCGSKSPTLKNTAPAQNFFPGNPFLREFQGGKNLAIESVGSGKDKSSDAAVALNATSTKSLLQQASQPASASSFLHGHGFWLPFGHHQATMMAPVNSSGSPQSATSAANATLQSTSAGRLPINFPSPNASTGLSLNHPMLPSNESSPYMAILKNIPMPSFKGGSPSMPFFNSSLYPSLTFNQQQFTTSHASAQSASPNTNLSSHKQPQSSAKTSENKFLTSVSASLQSEKSVQPSYSSSKSNAEVNWKNGASLAPGFISHSAKPSNSPQQMNYAMYSPTSVGSGAAGNKQIDPPQQGSKGRVELPQAYAFSFGSYSSATPVLNFSSMAQSSGMFHMHPDTSLNGNQIHQKNFQNSKVKSLGNGGQSFSSEISALSTMEPPKFDARTVNFLPSSFNGSQPFQTSSGVSVPNFQQHQLIQLQDHQMHQVKSSTPHNIHGSFLTGILPSSSSSSPMFDSPSFPKWENFPRSVAPESATSNIPQLKSSQGQTHSINFGNGPIQGHQFVMKSESRNATSIASTTPSLPSQEVDGQKSSSPACRRNVPSILSACPSQLPELKY